The Pontibacter sp. SGAir0037 DNA segment CTCGATTTTCTCATCGTACACATACGTCTCGTTCAGGTAGCAGATTTTCACCTGATCGCGGGCAATCCGGAAATCAAGTTCTTTGTCTTCTCCAACTGTTTCGCCTATGCCTGTTAACAGCTTTTTCAGGTAAGAATAGTCGAAAGCCATTCCCGAACCTATTAAAGCAGATGACAGCCCCACCGCAAAATGCCCTTTGCGGTAGATGTGATTATTGATTTCTTCATTACAGGTGTCGAGGTAAGCGAAAGCAGTGTCTTTGTTTTTTGCTGTACGGTGAGCCTGCACCACTTTGTAGCCTGCTTCGTAGGCCAGGTTTATTTCCTCCAGCAGCTGGTCGCTCATCATATTGTCGACATCCAGCACCAGCGCTACATCATATTCATCGGCAGGCAGTACGCTGAGAGCATGCAACATAGCCTTGCCTTTGGTGCTGCGCTCGAAGTTAACTTCAATAACGCCGGCCCCCTGTTCCTGCAGCTTCTGAATGGTGGAAGCCTTTAACCCGTCAGCTATCACAAACACATCCGCCACTCCACGATAAGCATGTTCCACGGCGGCGCGGCTAGACTCCAGCACCACCACATCCTCTTTATAGGCAGGTATCAGAATACAGAATTTACGATAAGCAGTTACAGCTGCCAGTTTAGGAAAGGGCTTTCTTTTAATATGCCCGGCTAAAGCAAAAAACAACAGGTAACAGCAGTTCAGCAGCAGATAAACCGCCACTCCATAAAGGGCTACATTTAAAATGGATACTATAATTTGCATATAGTTAACAGCGTATAAGTTTACAGTTGATTAAGTGCCAACTCTTCTGAAACAGAGGGTTGGGTTGGCTTCAGTTTTTTGGGTTCGCAGGCAGCGTTGTTGGCCAGGTGCCACCACAGGCCTTGCTGTAAAGCCTTCAGGTGTTTCCATTCCTGCCGGGCGCCATGGGTCAGAACCTTTTTAGGCAAAGCAGCCAGCAGAAAGACCAATGCGCTGCTCCAGCGTTTCCAGCCACTCATGTTCCTTCGGATGAACAATAAACGGTTTCTGTTCATGTAATAAGTTTTCAGCACAGAAAATTTGCCTACAGAAACAGATTCTTTATGGTATATGGTAGAGTCGGCTACGTAATGGCAACTGTAACCGGCACGTTTCATTATCTCGCACCAGTCCAGCTCTTCGTAATACAGAAAGTATAGCTCCGGCATCAGGCCTACCTGCTGTATCACCCGCATAGGCACCATCATGGCGGCTCCGTCGGCAAGCGCTGTTGCCCTGGAAACGTTATGCTGCCCTTTGTCTTTTTCGAACTGGCCAATGGTTATGCTGCGTCCGGTCCAGGCGTTAATGCCATGCGAACCGGCATACTGGATCATGCTATCGGTGTTGTGATAAATGATTTTAGGTGACGCTACACCGGCTTTGGCATTATGCTCGAACAAGTCAACCAACGGCTCCAGGAAGCCGGGCTCCACTTCTGTATCGTTGTTCAGGAAAAGAATATACTCTCCTTTTGCCTGCATCACCCCTAAATTGTTTCCTCCTGCATAGCCCAGGTTAACTGAAGACCTGATCAGCTTTACCTCCGGGCACTGCTCTTCAATTAGATCGGGAGCTTCGGAAGGAGAAGCATTATCCACCACAATTATTTCTATGTTAGGGTAAGTGATCTTTCGTAAGGAGAACACCATTTCACAGGTTACCTGCGCCTGGTTGTAGTTGATGGATACAATAGACACTAATGGTTTAGGCATAAGATTCCGGTAATTCTGAAGGTGAAACTTTTGAGTCTAATTTCGGGCCGAGGTATACGAAAACCCACGAGATATATACCACAATTGAAGAGGGCATGAAATTGATCACCTCATTTCCGTAGCTACAAAAAAGTATTCCCGCAGCCCCTGAGGTTAGTGCCAGGAGCTTTATTTTTAAGCTCTTATCCTGTATGTTCCAGACAATGCCACAGCATTTCCCCAGGATGTATAACATAATTCCAAACCAGATGATAAATCCTACAATGCCGTACATGGCCCACACTTTTACCCAGTAACTATCGGGCGGAATGGTAGAGAGAAACTTATCGCTATTATATTTATTACCCCATGCACCAAGCACACCCACGCCTCCGCCGAACGGACGGGAGGCCAGGTAATCCCGCAGTATTTTCTGGTTCGTTAGCCTTACATTCAAAGAAGCGTCCTGCGGATCCAGGGCCGTGCGCATGCGGTAGATGTTGTAGTTACTATCGCCGATGTGGGTATACTTTAACACGAAAAAACCACCCAACGCAATAGCAGAACCTAAAATAAACACCTTGATGTTTTTGCTGATCAGCAGGGAAAAGGCTATTCCCACCGCCAGGGCAAAAAGAGCTCCGCGCGTGCCGGAAATAAACATGCCCGTGATTAGAATTCCCGCAGCCATCAGCAGTAGCACTCTTTTCCAGGTAGCAAATGGTCCGAAGGCCAGTATAATGGCTATAAGCGCTATATGCGCCTGTGAAGCACCAAACTGTCCGGCATCGCTGTAAAAGGAAAACACCCTTAGTTTGCCCCAGATCAGGTGCGTTTTGGCATTCGCCAGCAGGAACTCCTGCTCACCGGGTGTCATGCCAATATGGAGCTGCTTTAGCCCATTTATAGCACCCAATACCGACAAGCCGATAATCAGGTACAGGAACAGGTTCAGGTCTGCTTTTTTATTGAACAAAAGAAACCCCAGCGGCACTGTAAATGCCCAGTAAAAGGCGCTGCTCCTGGATTCCTGCACCCAGCCCAGTATACTGGCACCAGCCGGATTCGCTATCTGCAGCAGATTAAAGCCGAACCAGATCAGCGTTAGCAGGCACAGGTCGTTGCGGATATTTTTCCAGTTAAACTTATGGTGGTTAAATATAACGGCTACCCATAATGTCACCAGCAGCAAATCGATAACTATACCAAACGGAAAGCTTGGAATTTCCCGCGCAATTATAAAAAACAGGAAACAATACGCTACCAGGGTAATAAAGCCCAGCCTGGGCTGGTTGAAAACAGAGATCACAAAGGGTATGGAAATGGCCATTGCCACCAGCAAAGCAGGTACCAGAAAGCCAACCTGAGCGATAGACCAGCCTATTACAATAGCAGCTATACTACCTGCCAGCAGGTACCATACCTTGTATTGTGAGTAAGAGGAACTAAGGGTGAATCTCATGCTAACGCAGGTTAGAAAATAATGTAATCAAGGATTTAACAAGGCTTGTTCAGGGTGCGGCGGAAGGTTAAGCAGTTCTCTTTTCTTGCCAGATGCTTTTACACGTGTACCTATAAATTCTGACACATATTCCGGCAAAACAGAGCTAAGCACCACTTCAATAGGAGCCGTCATCACCTTCTGCATGTTCTTATAAATATTGCGGTCGGCCATTTCCCAGGTACGGTTGGCATCTGCAGTAACCAGCGCTAAATCCAGTTGCTGCAGCAACGATACCGGGTACGCATTCTCCAGCACAGCCGGAAACTCTATGATCACAACCGTTTTGCTGTTGATGCGCCTGTTGATGAGTTCATTGACAGAAATATCATCGGAAACCCCTACCAGAGGAGAGTAGAAGGAAACATTCCTGTTTTTTTCTTCGATCAGTCGCTCATGCGTATCCGGGAACAGAATGTGCGACTGCACTCCCATTGCGTGCAGGCTGTTTGCCAAAGAACTGCATACGGCACTTTTACCTTCCCCGCTCAGGCTGCTCAACACGCCTACCACAAACGGTCCTTCTTCTTTCTTTTCGCGCGACTTCAGCAGGAGCTGGCGGCTAAGCTGTTCTTCTGCCCGCTTTACATCGAGCAGTTGCTGCTCTTTCAGTCCGTCTGTTTTCGGCATGATACCTATAACAGGATAATGCGTTATTCTAGATGCCAGAGCAGGCTTTTTCAGTGCTGTGTTCAACATATCGGTTGCTACCAGCCCACCGGCCGTTACAAAGAAAGCCCCCAGAAAACCACCCAGGATCAGGAACAGCAGTTTCGATCTTTCCGGCTTAATCGGCAGGTAAGGCGGGTCTACTACTTTAAGCAGCGAAGCCAGTTCTGCATTTTGCTCTGAAAGCCTGCTTTGCTTTGCACCCTCAACCTGCGACAGATATTCCTGTTCTGCAATCTCGATCTCACGCTTAATCTTCCTGATTTCGGCTCCGAGCGGCACCAGCTTATTATACTGTCCTAAATAAGTGTTTTTCTGATTTCGCATGATGTTGAGCTGGCCTTTCAGCTCCTCCACCAGAATCATATTTTTGGCATACTCATCCAACAGGCTGTTACTGCTGTTGGCTCCTTCAACGGAGTTAGAGCTGGCGTAATAAGAATCAATCGTTTCTTTTATATCCTCGGAAACTTTATTGGCTTCCTGCTTCATACGGGCCAACCGGCCGGCATTCTCAGCTCTCGACTTGCTGTCTGCCAGCATTTCCAGCTCTGTAATCTGGCTGGTCAGGTCAGACAACCTGCTACGCAGGCGGATAATCTCCTGGCTTTTCAGGTTAGATGCTCCCCTGGTGTTTAAGCGGCTTTCCAGCGAACGCAAGGCAGATGCCGCACCGGCATAGCGCATTTCAAGGTCATCGTATCGCTCGAGGGCAGCCTGCTTGTCTTCCGTAGAAGCAACAATCTGCTTATCGTAGTCTACAATATTGTTTACCTTCTGAAACTCGAGTAGCTTTTGTTCAGCAGCCTGCAGCCTGTCGTACGATTTCTGGGTAGCCTCATCAAAGTAGCCGATTACAGTTTCGTTTTGCCCTGCATACAGTTCTTTGTGCTTTCTGATGAACACATTGGTTAAAATCTCCAGGGTTTTGCGGCAAACAACAGGATCTACGGTAGCATACTCTATCCGTAGCAAGTCACTGTCTTTAATGCGGCTGGATGCTACCGTCGACAAAGCATCTTCGGAATATACCGGGTGCTCGGAGTTCACAAGACGGTACAGCGCATTTTTGTTGCTGGAATTATAGTAGGCCATCACCTTCTGAGTGGTTTCTTCCAGCGTTGCACCTTTCAGCTTGGTTTTAAGGGAAGCCGGAAGAATTACCTTCCTGGTAGAGTCATCTGCAGAAGAAAAATTAAACTTAAAGTAGCCGCTAAGCTTCTCTCGGAGCGATTTGTCTTTTGAGCTGTCGTTGGCATCCCCTAATTCATATTTCCAGCTGTTCGGATCAACCTCACCGGAAGTTAGGTGAAAAGCCAGCAGGCGGAGTGCAACCTCCACCTTCGTATCTCTCGAATTAATTAAAGCATTCAGGTTATCGAAGGCTGTATTGGTTTCATTCCAGCCACCTCCGGCACTGTTATTATCGCCGTCAATTTTATAGCCGGTTGAAATACCAGTATATAAAACCGTGTCTGAAGTATATTTTTTGTCCTGGCTTCGGGCGAAAAGAAAGACAGACACTGCCGTTACCACCGGAATGGTTAAAAGCAGCAGCCAGTGAAGGCGCAAAAGCTGGATAAGTTCTCTTAAATTCATTTGCTATTGATTCATTAATTCATTCAATGTCATTCCTATCATCTCCTCCATCAGAAGCAGTGCCGTCTGGTAAGCGTTTTTTGCCTCCTCCTGCTCCAGCACAGCTTCGTTGTAGAACTTAATGGCGGCCAGTTGTTCTTCAAACTTCACATTGCCGTCTCTGAATTGCTTCTCTGTTATTTTCTTGGTGATATCTGCCGACTGCAGGGCGTCCTGGTAGTGTTGCAGAACAGATTTAGCCAGCACCAGCTCCTGGTACAGCTTTATGACGTCCTGCCTGATCTTATCTTCCTGTACTCCTTTAGAAGCTTCGGCCTGCTGTAACATTAACTTCTGCCGGAGCACCGAGCTTCCCGAAGTGCGTCTACCTAAAGCCACATCCAGCGGGAGATTTATATTAACGCCAACCGTATACTGCGCCCGGGCATCCAGGGCAAAGGCGTTTATCTGGTTTACTTCTGCCTGATTGGTGCCAAAGTAGGGAAGCGTGCCGTAATTGTAGCCCGATACGAGGGAAACCGCGCTAAAGATGTTTTTCTTGGTTAGCTTCAGATCTTCCACAGCAATCTGCTTCTCCGTTTCAAGCACTTTTACCTCGGCCGAACGCTTAATGGCAGCATCTATAAGCTTTGGAAGGGCTATATGCTGCGTAAATAATCTCACCTGCCAGTTAGGATCTTGCTTTGTCTGAGTTGGAGATGTAGTTTGAGTTTGAGGCTGTGTTTGCCCAAACGCTAACGGCATGTGGAAAATAAATAACAGGTAAAGTAGGGTTTTCTTCATCAGACGTTTTCTTTTTGAAATAGAGCAGGAAATGTTTTAAGTATGATTTGCAGGTCCTTTTTAAAGGAAAAGCTCTCGGCGTACTGTACATCCAGCGCTTTGCGCTCTTCTTCAGACATATCGCCTTTGCCACGTTTGCTCACCTGCCATAAACCGGTTATTCCAGCCGGTGCAATAAACCTGGCAGTAAACTGATCGGTTGTTATCTTCTCTGCTTCATAAAGCGGAAGAGGTCTGTTGCCTACTAAAGACATATCGCCGCGCAGCACATTGTAAAGCTGCGGAAGCTCATCTATACTGGTATTGCGAATAAAAGAGCCGATACGGGTAATACGCGGATCATTGGCAATCTTTATAAAGGCAGCACCACTTTTTGCCCTGGTTGTTTGCTGAAACAGGTCTTCGCAAATCGGGCTTCCGTTGCTATCGATCAGCTTACGCTGGCATTCTGTGCCGGTAGCAGCACAACTCGCACACAGGCTAGAAGCCCGTGTAGTCACTCTTTCTCCCCCTCCAGCGTTTTTCTGATACTGGTTCAGGTTCTTCATAGACGACAAAAGCTTATCAGCATCCTGCCGCATAGACCTGAACTTCCAGAACTTAAAAATTTTATAGCCCGCTCCTACCCTGTAAGAATAATAAAAGACAGGCCCTTTCGACTCCAGCCTGATCAGCAGGGCCACCAGTAAAAACAAAGGCAACAGGCATATTAAAGCCAGGGCAGCAAACACTACATCAAACACCCTTTTGGAAGTAGGCATCTTAAAGGAGTAGCTCATTGCCAGGCTTTGGGCAACACGGTTCTCTGTTTGTGGCGATGAGAATTTCAGGCGCATCAACAGTTTTTCCTGGTCTTCCGGACTGAACAGAAACACATCCGAAACCCCTGCCTGCAGAAACAATGTCTGTACCCGGGGCGAAAAGGGCTTTGGCGTAAGCCAATACACCGGTATCATTCCCCTTGTGCCACCCTTCATAGCCCTGATCAGGTTAAGACCAAGCGGTGAATTAGGATTTGAGGAATTTAGGATAGCATCGCACTTTCCACCTTCTTCCAGCCACGACAGGAAATATGCCGGGTTGTCGAAATGCTCTACTTCCAATTCTTTCATAAACTCCAGCTCAAAAGCCATTGCTTCCTGAGAATCTGGTGTAAGATAGGCTATTTTCTTCCTCATACTCAACTTATATGTTTACCCTCTTCAGCATGTTCTTGATTCTGATATCGAGTTCCTCCGGATTAAAAGGTTTTACCATATAATCGTCGGCACCGCTTTTCAGGCACATGATCTTATTGCTCGTCTGGTCAATACCAGACAGCATCACCAACGGTATGTCTTTATAAAGATTACTGGCCCTTAGCTGCTTTACAAAATCAAGCCCGTTCATAAGCGGCATTTCATAATCTGCTACAATACCATCTGTGATATTGCCTTGTTGTAGCCAGGCAATCGCCTCGAATCCGTTAAGTTTCACTACTACATCATAATCTTTCGAAAAATAGTGCTCAAGAAACAGACCTATAGAAGGCTCATCGTCAACGACCAAAAGCTTCAGTTTCTTCTTCATAAAAATTGGAATTAAACTATATTAGACAAACACTATAAATTTTATAAGTTTTAATGAATACTTGTTATATTGGATATTTGTTATACTTTTTTAAAAACAAAATGATATAAATTATAAAAATAGGTATAAGACGCAGTTCCAATATGTATTCATATAAATGCACCTATTATGCATCTCAGGCAGCAGAATTGAACTTTTCTAAAAAAGACTAAGTAACCACTCACGTTATTCCTATTTAACAAACTATGTTAAATCCTATATATACTAAGAATACACACAATACAAGGTTAAAGAAAACAGTTATATAATTTTTCATGTGATTACTTGCTTTTTAACCTTAAGAAGCAATGCGGCATCAGTAAAAACGCCGGATGTTATACCGGTTTTGCTGTTCCAGTAACTTTTAAAAAGTCGCTGGAATTAGGTAGTATTAACTAGTAAACAGCGTTACAAAAGTTTTAAAAACTTTAAAGGTGCATTAAAGGTCAATCTCAGCTATACACGTTTAGGTCGGTTTTGGTCGGTTTTACAGAATTTTCGCTCTACAAAACGCCTTTTTGCAGTAGTGGAAGAGTCGCCCTATGGTTCCGGAAGGGCAAATAGTTTTTATGATTGCAGGTTTCTCTTAAAGATATTAATTACTTTTTCAGTGATATCAGAGGTAATACTGATCAGGTCAGGGATTCTCTCAAAGCCGGACTCCTGTTTTGTTCTGGCTGTTTTCTCAATTTCCTTCATGGCCTCTACGGGTTCGAGCATATTTAAATTACCGAAAGTAGATTTAAGGCGGTGCGATATATGCGCTAAAACACTCCATTCTTTAGCAGCACAGGCACTTTTCAGCTCATCCAATAAGCCGGGAACAGTATCTATAAACAGTTGCTGCATCTTCCGCACAAAAACAGGGTCGTCTGCCAGTACTCCTAAATTGGTGTAATCATACAGATTGGCTTCAGTGCTCAGCAATCTCAGCTCAGTAGTATCAGGCCTGTACATTTCGCCACCGGAAGCCTCTCTGGCACCTGCCTGGTCCGAAGTACCTATACAGGATTTCAGAGAAGTTATATCTGAAGAAACCGACAAGAGGTAAAAGCTGCCATCGGTGCTCTTAAAAGGACTTTTTACGGTGTAGAACCACAGCTCGCTTCCATCCAGCAGCTTATAAAATTCCTCAAATCCAACCTCACTTCCAGTTGCAATTATTTCCAGATCTCTGTCAGATGCATAATCGAACACTGGTCTGCCATCCTGCAGAAGCGAGGCAGCGCTACGCCGGTGCAAAGCCATATATGCTGCATTGGCGATCACTAAATTTCCATCCTTATCCTTGATGTACATAGGATAAGGGTTGGCATCTATTACTTGTCTAGTAAATTCCATTTGAAACCTGCTACCTGTTTAAATTACTTTTAAAGAATGTTTTCAGTAGAAAGAAAATTAAGTCAGGGTTTAGGGTGCGTAGAGGTACAGCAGTCATTCTCTATTACTATAGCGAATGACTGCTGTACGTGTAGTATGGCGAAATCTATACTACAGGCGTCCTGGCAAGAAGGCTGGACAACCTGTTATATAATTCATGCGGAACAAAAGGTTTAGTCAGATAATCGTTTGCACCAATAGCCAGTACATTTTCCTTTTCAGCATCATCGTAATTAGCTGTAAAGGCAACAACAGCGCCCTGGTAGCCTCTTTGCCTAAGCTCACTAATGGCATCATAGCCGTTCATAACGGGCATATGCAAATCCATAAGCACAAGATCAAAATCAGCAGCAGATGCTTTATCTAAGGCTTCCAGGCCATTTTCAGCAATTACTACATCAGATTTCCAGCTGGTCAGTAATTTGCTGGCCAGAGTTGTATTAGAGATGTTGTCATCCACGAGCAGTACTTTCGCATGGCGTAAGGCAGAGAGTCCTGCACCTGTTTCTTCTGCCTCCTGTGGTAGCAAGGGCTGTATAGCAAAAGATTTCTTATACTTTAGCAGCACCTTAAATGTGGAACCTTCGCCGGGATTACTTTCCAGCTGAATATGCCCTTTATGGAGATCAACGAGCTTCCTGGTAATTGCCAACCCAAGACCTGTGCCCCCATACAGCCTGTGCGTAGAGGCACTTGCCTGTACAAAGCTTTCGAACACCTGTTGCTGCCGTTCTGCCGGTATACCCGGGCCAGTGTCAGAAACCACGAATTCAATTACCCAGTCCTGATCAGACTGGTAAACCCCATTCACCGTTAAGCTCACCTTGCCCCTTTCCGTGAATTTAATGGCATTACTCAACAGGTTATTCAGAATCTGCATAAGTCTTGTCGGGTCGCCTGTTACTTCTTCCGGAATATTTTCATCCAGGTTGAGGTAAAAGCCGAGGTTTTTCTCTGCCGCCCTTAAACTTAAAGAGCGATGCACCCCCATAAGCAAATGCTTCAGTTTAAAGCTTACCTGCTCAAGTTCTATCTTTCCGGCCTCAATTCTGGAGTATTCCAGCGTTGTATTGATCAGCCCCAGGAGGTTTTGAGAAGAGAAATGAATTGCCTGCAGATTTTCCTTGTGCTCGCTCTCTGTCTGATCTTTCTGTAACAGCAGGTGCGAAAAGCCTATTATTGCATTCAGGGGCGTGCGTATTTCATGGCTCATAAACGAAACGAAATCAGACTTCACCTGTAGCGCCTGCTTTAGATACTCCTTTTCGGCAAGGAGTTTATTTTCTTTTGCAACTATATCCGACACATCCTGCACCGTACCGATGATTTTCTCGAGTGTACCGTTCTGGTGGCAAGGCTTTAGCTTAAACCGCACCCATGTTTCGCTTCTGCTGCCGGCTAGCTGCACCGTATGCTCCAGTTCTTCCTGCTTTACTATAACGGTGTTCCATGCCTCCACCAGTTGGTCTCTATGCATTTCCGTTACTGCTGACAGCAAGGCATGAAAGCCTTCAAGTTCTTTCTCGCCCGAAATACCCAGTATAGCATAGAGGTTTTCAGAACAAGAGAAAGTTTGGGTATCAACACGAAAGCCCCAGCTGCCCATTTTAGCTATTTTCTCTGTCTCCAGCCATAATGCATGGCCCTGCTCCAAGGCTGGCGCAGCTCCGGCTGTGTCACGATGAACTTTAAGGTATTGTATATCTGCAGAATTATCCAGGATCGATGGTAGCATATCTGTAAAAGTGTTAGCCTTCGCGTGTACAGGTTTACCTACGTAATGCAGCGCACTGATAGGAAGCGAACCTGAAACAAAAGCATCGGTTGGTTGTATGGTCGGGTTAACCTGGGTTAAATGATTCTGATGCGCTACCAATGCAGCAGCATGATTTTTCATATTAGAAGATGGGGCCTCGAAACCGGCCGCCATGGCGAAGGAGTTATCACTGCCCTTCCAAATCTGTTCCATTCGATTTAAAGAGCCCTCCTCTGTCATGGGAAGAGGATAAACATAAGCCGTCTTCCTTAGCACTTTAAAAAAATAGTGGCAGCATTTGAGAAAACTACTTCCCCGTACACTCTCAGAATAAATCTTTCTCATAGGCTTTGCTTATTGATGTTAATTGGGAAGGCTTAACTCACATGAACATGATTGCATATGCAACAGCTTACCATATTACTAACAATAGCGCTATTTGTTACAAAATACATCTACCAATTACACATATTTTTAAAATATTTATAATTGCTATGCATACCAGGATGCTTAAGTGCTTTAAAGTAAACCGTATTAGGGCACCAATCCTTTCAGAATACTTAAATAATAATTAAATGTTACTGCAAACGAAAAGAAGAGACTAAAAATTACTTTAATTTATTTTTAAATAAGCTTAATACAACAACAAAAACAGATACATAATTAAAATAATAATATATATAACTTACAATATATATTTTATATTGTTTTAAATTCTAAAAATCAGACGGAAGAGGCTATAATTTTAGGTCTAACATTTAGTAAAACCTTGATGAAAATTAATTATAATTTAACTTGCTATTACTATATATATAAATTATATTTATATCGATACAATATTTATTTACACTAATTTAATATTTATTTTTTCAATATAGAATTAAATAAATAATTTTTTTAAAAATACCTACTACTAGGTAGTTGCTTTTATAAATTAACACCATATATTAGCGTTATAATTTATATAAGAATGCTTATATATGTTATAAATACTGATTTTAATGCTGGCTTTGAACACCAGCTACGCCTCTAATACTGCTTAGGCTTTAGCCTTTACCCTGAAAACATAACTTTCCTTTAAGTACGCCCATTCCGCCCCACATGCGGCTACTGGTGATACTTGTTTTGCTACTGCGATTTTAAGGGTCATTATATCATATACTTATAAAAACCTTCTTTTAATCACAAAATAATAAGTGAAACTATTATAGTACCTCAGCTCAGGTTCTTGTTTGCCATTAGCATACTCGCTAAGAAAGCAGCACCTGCACTTTGGCTGAAACAAAACTGCTCCATTTATAAACATTTAAGAAAGAAAAAGAAAGTGACGTCATGAAAACCTCTACATCAACTATCAGTCTACAGGAACTATCACCGGACCTGGTAAACAAGGTTGAATTGACTCAGCGCAACGTGCCAACCAGAAAACCTGTACTGCGCTTCCTTTCCGCCCTGTCATTTTTTGCAAAGAAGCACCTGTACAAACCGCTCCTAAATAAGGAGGCATTTATTTCTATCATTGACAGAAGCCTAGAACAGGTTAGAAAAATTCCGGTGTTTTACACATCTAAGGAATTAATGCCTCTCTACTTCAAAGGCTTAGGAAAAGTATCTGCGACGCCCGTTACGGATACCTGGGGCTTACCGGCTTCCTCTCAGTTTCCTGTAAACGAGGGGCTGCCCTCTTTATGGAGCGAGGCAGAAATACTTTTTAATATCGGATGCTGGGAACTGGAGATCGTGTCAGGGCGATTCAAGTGCAGCCCTGCTGTTTACCATCAGCTGGGCTTAACGGCAGCTACAGAATTAAAAGGGATAACAGCGCTGTTTTCTTTGTTCAAGACCGAAGACACTATCCTGATACAAAACCGATGGGAAAAGATTCTGACTTATGATGCAGATGAAATAGATCAGGTGGTGGAGCTAGGATCGATCGGACTTAATAAGTGGTTCCGGTTCAGAGCCAAGCCTGTTTTTGAGGAATTCAAATTAGTAAAAATAGTTGGCACCCTGCAGAATGTAACAGAACTAAAAGAAGCTGAACTAACGGCAAAAGCTGAAATGGTGAAAGCCGTAGAGGCCGTAAGACAGAAATCCGAAAGCCTTTCTGTTATAAGCCATGACATGCGTACGCCTTTAAATTCCATTATAGGGCAATGCTTTCTGATGATGCAGGAGGAAACCCTCCCCCAGGAGCACAAGGAAAGCCTGAATACCATTCATTTCTCCTCACAAAACCTGCTTAACCTCATCAATAATATTTTAGATATTTCTAAAATTGAAGCCGCTAAAGTTGAGGTTGAATCTATAAACTTCCAGCTCAGGAGCCTGCTAAAGAAGATTCACCAATCTTTATCTATCCAGGCAAACGAGAAGCACCTGAATTTTGATCTGTGCATTGACGATAAAGTGCCTGCATTGCTGGAAGGAGACCCTGCTAAGCTTACACAGGTATTAAATAACCTCTTAAGCAATGCCATTAAATTTACAGCGCGAGGTTGCGTCAGGCTTAAAGTAGACATTATTTACCAATCTGATCAGGGTTATGTGCTGGAGTTTGTGGTTTCCGATACAGGCATAGGTATACCGGAACATCTACAGCAGCATATTTTCGAGAGCTATACGCAGGCCAATGCCTCCATCTCGAGGCAGTATGGTGGCACCGGCCTGGGACTGGCAATTACGCATAAACTTATAAAACTCCAGAAGGGCACTATCAAGCTTAAAAGCAGCCCCGGCTTTGGCTCCATTTTTACGGTACGCCTGAAATTTAACCGACCCAAGCTGTCCATTGCCTCCACCGAAGAACAAAGCCAAAGA contains these protein-coding regions:
- a CDS encoding O-antigen ligase; translated protein: MRFTLSSSYSQYKVWYLLAGSIAAIVIGWSIAQVGFLVPALLVAMAISIPFVISVFNQPRLGFITLVAYCFLFFIIAREIPSFPFGIVIDLLLVTLWVAVIFNHHKFNWKNIRNDLCLLTLIWFGFNLLQIANPAGASILGWVQESRSSAFYWAFTVPLGFLLFNKKADLNLFLYLIIGLSVLGAINGLKQLHIGMTPGEQEFLLANAKTHLIWGKLRVFSFYSDAGQFGASQAHIALIAIILAFGPFATWKRVLLLMAAGILITGMFISGTRGALFALAVGIAFSLLISKNIKVFILGSAIALGGFFVLKYTHIGDSNYNIYRMRTALDPQDASLNVRLTNQKILRDYLASRPFGGGVGVLGAWGNKYNSDKFLSTIPPDSYWVKVWAMYGIVGFIIWFGIMLYILGKCCGIVWNIQDKSLKIKLLALTSGAAGILFCSYGNEVINFMPSSIVVYISWVFVYLGPKLDSKVSPSELPESYA
- a CDS encoding sugar transferase — translated: MRKKIAYLTPDSQEAMAFELEFMKELEVEHFDNPAYFLSWLEEGGKCDAILNSSNPNSPLGLNLIRAMKGGTRGMIPVYWLTPKPFSPRVQTLFLQAGVSDVFLFSPEDQEKLLMRLKFSSPQTENRVAQSLAMSYSFKMPTSKRVFDVVFAALALICLLPLFLLVALLIRLESKGPVFYYSYRVGAGYKIFKFWKFRSMRQDADKLLSSMKNLNQYQKNAGGGERVTTRASSLCASCAATGTECQRKLIDSNGSPICEDLFQQTTRAKSGAAFIKIANDPRITRIGSFIRNTSIDELPQLYNVLRGDMSLVGNRPLPLYEAEKITTDQFTARFIAPAGITGLWQVSKRGKGDMSEEERKALDVQYAESFSFKKDLQIILKTFPALFQKENV
- a CDS encoding TolC family protein, coding for MKKTLLYLLFIFHMPLAFGQTQPQTQTTSPTQTKQDPNWQVRLFTQHIALPKLIDAAIKRSAEVKVLETEKQIAVEDLKLTKKNIFSAVSLVSGYNYGTLPYFGTNQAEVNQINAFALDARAQYTVGVNINLPLDVALGRRTSGSSVLRQKLMLQQAEASKGVQEDKIRQDVIKLYQELVLAKSVLQHYQDALQSADITKKITEKQFRDGNVKFEEQLAAIKFYNEAVLEQEEAKNAYQTALLLMEEMIGMTLNELMNQ
- a CDS encoding glycosyltransferase family 2 protein, whose translation is MPKPLVSIVSINYNQAQVTCEMVFSLRKITYPNIEIIVVDNASPSEAPDLIEEQCPEVKLIRSSVNLGYAGGNNLGVMQAKGEYILFLNNDTEVEPGFLEPLVDLFEHNAKAGVASPKIIYHNTDSMIQYAGSHGINAWTGRSITIGQFEKDKGQHNVSRATALADGAAMMVPMRVIQQVGLMPELYFLYYEELDWCEIMKRAGYSCHYVADSTIYHKESVSVGKFSVLKTYYMNRNRLLFIRRNMSGWKRWSSALVFLLAALPKKVLTHGARQEWKHLKALQQGLWWHLANNAACEPKKLKPTQPSVSEELALNQL
- a CDS encoding response regulator transcription factor; amino-acid sequence: MKKKLKLLVVDDEPSIGLFLEHYFSKDYDVVVKLNGFEAIAWLQQGNITDGIVADYEMPLMNGLDFVKQLRASNLYKDIPLVMLSGIDQTSNKIMCLKSGADDYMVKPFNPEELDIRIKNMLKRVNI
- a CDS encoding glycosyltransferase family 2 protein, whose product is MQIIVSILNVALYGVAVYLLLNCCYLLFFALAGHIKRKPFPKLAAVTAYRKFCILIPAYKEDVVVLESSRAAVEHAYRGVADVFVIADGLKASTIQKLQEQGAGVIEVNFERSTKGKAMLHALSVLPADEYDVALVLDVDNMMSDQLLEEINLAYEAGYKVVQAHRTAKNKDTAFAYLDTCNEEINNHIYRKGHFAVGLSSALIGSGMAFDYSYLKKLLTGIGETVGEDKELDFRIARDQVKICYLNETYVYDEKIENAKVFTQQRTRWIAAQLEFMKKYAGEGFVQLFKFGNFEFFNKVMQAFLVPRMLLIGVLGIFFLFSFLIPFGPPTSFWFSLLALLSATLFISLPARLYSKDLLKAMVRLPYAVLCMCIALFRINKTKASFLPTPHKTKTVSPSLNN